The stretch of DNA TTTGATGGTCAGTGAAGCGGAAACACGTTCGATTTTGGATACAGCTCCTGACGGCATTGTTACGTTTGATCGCGATGGCGTGATTCAATCCTGCAACCGCGTCGCCGACTCCATGTTCGGATATTCCCAAGATCAAGTCGTCGGCATGCACGTGTCGGTGTTGCTGGGCGAATCGGTGCAATGGATCTTAGCCGAGGGCGGGTTTGGTTCTACGGAATCGAGTCATGTCAAATGTGTGGATCATGAATTCACCGCCAAGCGTCTGAACGGCGCTGAGTTTCCCATGCACTTTGCAGTCAGTTCGGTCAAGATCGAAAGCGGTCGCCTGTTCACCGTGATCATGCGTGACGTGACCCAACAAAAGGAAACCGAACAACTCATCCGCTCGCAAACCGAACGGTTGGAGGCAATCAACCAGGCGAAAAGCGAGTTTCTGGCAAATATGAGCCACGAAATTCGCACCCCGATGACCGCAATTTTGGGGTTTGCCGAAGTCCTGCGAGAAAGCAACGCGCACCCGGACCAAATTGAAGCCATCAATACCATCTTACGTAACGGGACCTATCTACTCGAAATCATCAATGACATCCTGGATTTGTCAAAAATTGAATCGGGTAAAATTGAAGTCGAGCTCATGTCGGTCGACCCCATTCAGATTGTCCGAGACGTCACCTCGCTGATGAGTGTCCGCGCTGTTCCCAAACGATTGGCGCTTGATATCGAATGCCGTGGACCGATTCCCGAAACCATCAACACCGATCCCACGCGGTTGCGGCAAATATTGGTGAACCTCGTCGGCAACGCAATCAAATTTACTGAGACGGGTGGCGTCAAAATCGCCATGGAACTGGCTGGTCAAGATACGCCTTCGCCGAAGTTGATGTTTGAAGTCATCGACACTGGTATTGGCATCACGCCGGATCAGATGGATCGGCTGTTCAAACCATTTGCTCAAGCGGATTCGTCTGTTACTCGTCGTTTCGGCGGAACGGGACTTGGCTTGGCCATCTCGCATCGGCTTTCGGAGATGCTGGGAGGCCAAATCATGGTCGAGAGCGAACCGGGGCAGGGGAGTACATTTCGAGTTTCCGTCGCTACTGGTGACTTGAACAATGTGCGACTCCTCGCCGATGCCACCACAGCAAACGTTGATGCGGAAAAACGGCCCGCTACGTATTGCTCATTAACTCAACAGGGGCTGGGATGCCGCGTCTTGTTGGCCGAAGATGGTCCGGACAATCAACGGTTGATCAGTTTTCTACTCAAAAAAGCGGGCATGGAAGTGACTGTCGTCGACAACGGAGAGTTGGCACTCACCGCCGCTTTAGAAGCGGTCGCAGCCAGTGAGCCGTTCGATGTCATCTTGATGGATATGCAAATGCCAGTCATGGATGGCTATACGGCTGCAACCAAACTGCGTGAAGCCGATTACCGGCGACCGATCATTGCTTTGACCGCCCATGCGATGAAAACCGACCGGCAAAAATGCCTCGACGCCGGCTGCGATGAATACACGACAAAGCCGATCAAACGCGAAGAGCTATTCGGCCTCATTCGGGAGTTGGCCGGAAGCACGTCCGCCGAATGAACTGTCGGATCCAGCTTTGCCGGTCTGATGGCAGCGGCAACAACAGTCCGGCACGAGTGTTAAAAATTTGCCGTTACGGTCCAGGTAATGTGGGCGTGCCGAGTGCCGCTCTCAGTATTCGCGACTGTTTGAAGCGCGACTGAAATGATCGCTCGACGGTTCCCCATTCGTCGCCGTGAGAGTCGGCTGACTCCGCTACCGAGTCGGCGTTGTCTTCCAGTTGCTTCTGCTGCCGGTCGACAAAAGCGCGTGCCGGTTGGGCCAAGAGTCGTTGCGCGGATCCGGCTGTCCAAATCACGCCAAACAACAAGGCTGCTGCGACCCAAACGCGTCGACGCTGTGCGCGCTCATGATAGGCGCGGACCGATTTGGCAAGTGCTTGACGACGCAATGCCGCCGAAGGCTCGGGATAATCACGGGCCGCGAAAATCATCTGCTCGATATTGCTGAATTGCTTGTCACGCATAGGTGACCTCATTTGCCATGGGCTGCAAAATATGAGTAAGTTTTTCAAGCGCATAGCGATATCGGCTGGCGGCGGTGTTGGGAGATTCGCCGAGCACTTCGGCAATTTCCAAAAACGTCATCCCTTCCCAGATTTTTAGTACGACGACCTCGCCTTGAGCGGGAGGCAATTCGCGAATCGCAGCTCGGATTTGTGCATTGGCCTCTTGCTGGTCGAGTTGGCAACTCTCGGTCACACCAATCGGGGCCACCGTTGCCAAGGAACAAGCTGCGCGTTTCTTCCGTAGAATTTTCAACGCTTCGTTGCGGACAACCTTCAAAAAGTACGGCCAAGGATGATCGGCTCCGGCCAAAGCTTTGGGCCGCAACGTCATTCGCACCATGGCCGCCTGCAGCGCGTCTTCGGCATCTTCTCTGTTCCGCGTCAACGTTTCCGCGTAGCGCAACAGTCGTGACGCCGTAAAATCGTAGAGCTTAGCCAGCGCGCACATTTCTCCCTGGCCGAGCTGCCGTGCAAACTCAGCGACGCAAACCGAGAAATGTGAGGTAGATGCGTCCATCATGTTCTACTTCCATAGATGCCGTTGCCGGGCCGGTTTGTCTACAAAAAAGTGAGGATTTCGACAATTTCTGGAAATTCCTCCTCATTCGCACCGACGCGCCCTCGCTCGCGAAAACTTTGCCACCCCGGTCAAATCATCTCGCCGCGATCAGCCACGTGCAGGGCAGCGACCCCTAAACTCTCCACTGCTCGATTCAAGCCGGCGAATCGAGGATCGCGCGTGTGCCCTTCGGCGTACCGGAAATAAATTTGCTGCACGATCACTGCCAGCTTAAACAGCCCGAAGCAATAATGAAACAAAATTCCTGAAGTATCGCGCCCGGTGACCTCTTCGTAACGACGCACAATCTCCCGCCGCGTTAAATTGCCCGGCAAATTGGTCGGCCCAGCGATGAACGCTTTCAGCGCCGGCTCGTCGTCTTCTTGAACCCAGTATGAGAGCGAGACCCCCAAGTCCAACAACGGGTCTCCCAAGGTACACATCTCCCAGTCGAGCACCGCAATGATTTTCGTCAGGTCCTGCGGATCCAACACCAAGTTGTCGAATTTAAAGTCATTGTGAATCAATGACACGCCGCTCGAGGGCGGAAGATGCTCGGCCAACCAGCCGGCGATGTTTTCCATCTCGGGAAAATCATCGGTGCGAGCCTGTTGGTACCGCTTGGTCCAGCCTGCGACTTGCCGTTCAATGAATCCTTCCGGTTTGCCAAGGTCGCCCAGTCCAGCCGCTGCAAAATCAATGGCATGCAGCGCCGCTAAATTATCGACAAACGACTCACCCAGCCCGCGCAGCGTCGCCGCATCCAAGTCGTATTTCTGCTGCTTCGGCGACCGCAAGATCACTCCTTGGCAGCGCTGCATCACATAGAACGGAGCACCAAGGACCGCTTCGTCTTCACAATAGACCAACGGTTGCGGTACCAAGTCATAGACGCCGGACAATTGCGAAAGGACGCGAAACTCACGCCCCATATCGTGCGCCGATTTGACACGATTCCCAAACGGCGGCCGCCGCAGCACCAGTTCCTGATCGCCCAATTTCAAGAGATACGTCAGATTCGAAAACCCTGACGGAAACTGTTCCACGACCAACGGACCCGACGCATCGGGTAGATGAGTGCGCAGATAACCACCAAGTTTGTCAGTATCCAATTGTTCGCCCTCGCGAACATCCGCCGGTTGATCGAGGTGAATGGACATAGGGGTTTAGACTGTAGGTTTTAGGCTGTAGGCTTGAGGGGAATGTTTGATGCTGGGTGAGATTATTTTTTCATGCCGAAACTCCGCAGCGCGCGTTTGGCGAGGACGGTTTTGTGGACTTCGTCTGGCCCATCATAGATGCGGGCGCCCCGTTCTTGGCGATAGAAGTATTGCAGGATCGTATCGTCGCTCACGCCCAGTGCTCCGTGGACTTGGATGGCGCGGTCGACAACCGCCATCAAGACGCCAGCGACGTAAAACTTGATCGCCGAGATTTCCTCACGCGCCGCTTTGGTCCCCTCGTTGTCGATCTTCCAGGCAGCATGCAGCACCATCAGCCGGGCGGCGTTGATTTCCGCGCGGCTTTCGGCGATCCAATTTTGAACCGTCTGCCGGTTGCCCAGCGGATCTCCCGGTGCCAACTCGCGCGTGGCGGCCCGCTCGCACATCAAGTCAAAGCTCCGCTCGCAGATACCAATCCAGCGCATGCAATGATGAATACGGCCCGGTCCCAGTCGCGCTTGAGCGATAGCAAAACCGGCTCCTTCTTCTCCCAACAGATTGGACACCGGCACGCGGACGTTTTCGAAACGCAATTCACTGTGGCTGGGCCAACCATCACCCGCATGTCCCATCACCGGAATGTTGCGAATCCAGCGATAACCGGGAACATCGGTGGGGACGATGATTTGACTGGCCCGTTGATGCGGCTCAGCATCGGGATTGGTTACGACCATGGCAACGGCAAAGGCGGCGCCGTCGGCTGCAGAGGAAAACCATTTGTGGCCGTTGATGACATATTCGTCGCCGTCGCGGACAGCTGTGGTTTTCATCCAGACCGGATTCGAGCCGGCGCATTCCGGTTCGGTCATCGCGAAGCAACTGCGGCTCTTTCCGGCGGCCAACGGCAACAGGAATTGTTCCTTTTGCGCTTGGGTGCCAAACTCAGCGAGGATTTCCATGTTGCCGGCATCCGGTGCTTGGCAGTTGAAGACATAATGCCCCATCGGAGTGCGGCCCAACTCTTCGCTCAGCATCGCATGTTGCATAAACCCCAAGCCGACACCGCCATATTCGGCCGGCACTTGTGGCGCCCAGAGTTTCATCTCTTTGACGCGTGCCCGTTTCTCTTCGAGCGTGGGGACCAAATCGGCAAACGCGCCGCTGACGAAGCGTTCTTCCAAGGGATACACTTCCTCGCGGAGGAATTGTCCCACATTGGCAAGCATGTCTTGTATATCTGACGGGATCGAAAAATCCATCGGTCGGATTCCTATAGCTTCGAGAGATTAGCGGTAAGTGACGATGTCGTCTTCGAGATGGGCGACGGAATTGAATGAATCAAGCGTCAGCCGGTTGTCGCTGAACAGAAATTGATTCACTGTACAATTTCGCAGCCGCCAACCGAGTTGTAAAGCGGCCTCGTGTTCCAGCCCGAGCGATTGTTGCAAAATCACCGTCATCGGCCCGACCGAACTGAATGCCAAAACATGACTGCCGCGAGGTTGGTTGCCCGTCGTTTTTTTCAATCCACAGCAAACCCGCGCATGAAACTGTGCATAAGGTTCGACACCGGCGACCACAATTTTGTCAGCCACCCACAGTTTGGTGACCGCTTCAAACAGCCGTTGAAAATGTTTTTGGATCGCATTGCGATCGTGGTTGTCGCCCTCACGGCTGCGGCGATAATTTTCAGCCAGTGCTTGCAAATGGGGGTGCTCGCCGATGATCGCATCCAGGGACTGCCGCAAAATGACATCGGCGGCATGTTCGTCGAGTTCATCAACAACAATCGGGTCCGGAAAAGGCAAACCAGCAGTTTGATACGCTTGGGCGGTCCAAGCAGCCGTGTCACGGTGACGTTTTGCCGGTCCGGTGATCACAGAATCAAATTGCACGCGGCGGGCCGCTAGCGCTTTTCCCAATTGCCGCGCCTGTTCACAACCCCGCTCCGAGAGCTGATCATAATCGTCTTCAAAAAACGACGCTTGGGCGTGTCGAACCAGATAGAGCGTACTCATAAAATTTCAATGCACAATTCGCGGTAGTCATTATGGTGGTCTCTGACCGGTCGTCCAGCCCTGCTATTTCTTAGCCGCCCGTTCGATGCAATAGATCCCGCTGTCCGTGCGGATCAACAATTTGCCTTGGGCCATCGCTGGGGTGGCCATACACATCGTGTCGTCGGTCAGCGAATTTGTTCGCAGCAATTCGTACTCGCGTCCCGCGCGGAACACGAAAGTGACGCCGTCTTCGTTGAGGCAAAAAATCTTGCCCTCGTAGGCCCAGGGCGAAGCGGTGAAGTTTTTGCCGTTGGGAATCCGCTGTTTGCCATAAACCTGTTTGCCGGTTTTTGCGTCATAGCAAGCCAGAAAACCGCGATCCAATAAAACGTATAGCAGGTCGCCGTAAACAATCGTCGAGGGATTGTACGGACCGGCTTGTTTTTGGCACCAGGCGATATAGTCGTTGCTGGTTTCTTCTTTACCGAGGCTGATGTCACCTGTGGCACCCGGGCGAATCGCGAACAACGGCTTCTTTTTGTCGAGCACGTACCCCGAACTGACGTACAACAAACCGGAGTCCGCATACGGCGTGGCGATAGTGATGCTCGACATCCCGCCAAATTCATAAAGCGGTTTGCCGTCGAGATCATACGCACGAACTTTCCCCGTGCCGGGCGTGATGATTTCGGTGCGGAGTTCGTTTTCCCAGATGTAGGGCGTCGCCCAGTTGCTTTTCTCGTCCCGTTTGATGTTCCAGATTTCGTCACCAGTCCGTTTGTCGAGTGCGACGAGCCGCGAGTCCTCTTCGTTGTCGTTGACGAAATACAACCGGTCGCCGTGGAGCACTGGCGAGGCGGCGCTGCCCCAATCGTAGCGGGTCTTCGTGACCGGCAGTGGTTGCGACCAGACTTCGTTTCCCTGCATGTCGTAACAAAAAATGCCGAGGTTGCCGAAGTAGGCATACACCCGCTGACCATCAGTGACGGGCGTTTCGGAGGCGTAACTGTTCTTCAAATGCAGCGGGCCTTTCGGGAGTCCTTGATAAGCGACGGACTCCCACATTGGCTTGCCGGTGTTGAGGTTCAGACAAATCACCTTCCAGCTATGCACGGTCGTCGGCACGGTCGGGCGATTGCCGCCGAAATAGAGCCCTTTTTTGGGCTTCTCGGTTTCTCCTTCGTTGACCACCGTGGTCAGAAAAACCCGATCGCCCCAAATGATCGGGGAGGACCATCCCCGTCCGGCCAATTCTTGTTTCCAGGCGACGTTCTCTGTGGCGCTCCAGAGGGTGGGCAGGTCGGTTTCCTCCGAAACACCTCGCGCGCCGGGGCCGCGGAATTGGGGCCAATTTTCCCCGCCATGTGTGGGTGTCGACCCCAAACCGGTCAGCACCGCTACAGCAAGGATGTGACTCGTTTTGCCAAGTATCCGCATGTGCCCATTCTCCGTTGAGTTCCGCATGATTTCGGTGAAGCGCACCGGTTTGTTGTACTCTTCGACGAGGGGAATAACAACTCGTCGCCAGGAATGACAATCAGGTTGGGGCAATGCATCGCTGCCGCAACATCGCGTTACACGTGTTCACTGGACCCGCTTCAAACACACTCAACTTGCCCCGATTGGGGGGTTCGCACTAGAATGCGGGCTGTGATGGGAAGACTTCGCTGTAAGTCATTTGAGAATCATTTGTTGTGGCCTAAGCCGTTGTGTGGCCCAATGAGTGACTCTCGATTTGTGTCCCTCGGTCGAACAGACTGCGGCATTTCATTGAGGGTCATGGTTGTCGTGATCCCGTTGTCTGCGTATTGAAAGCCAACATTTCCTGTTTGGACGTATTTGATGTCCCATTCCTCATTTGAGCCGGGCCGGCATTCGTCAGCCAAATTGCCGTTGCGCTCAATCACGGAGTGGGCGATCCGGCACCCGGTCTGGGCGCTGTTGATAGCAATTGCATTCGGCGCCGCCGGTGTGGCCTACTCCGGCATGAGCCTGGGCTTCAAGACGAAGCGGGCCGATTTGATTGACCCCTCGGCCGATTACCATCGCCGCTGGCTGAACTATACCGACAGCTTCGGCGACCAATCGGACATGGTCGTCGTCGTCGAAGGCGAAAACCCCGAGGACATCAAACAGGTCATCGATGATCTGGGTTGGCATCTCGAACAAGACACAGAACACTTTTCGCAAGTGCTGTATCGCACCGATGCCAAAGCCCCCGCGCTGCGCGCCAAGGGACTGCAATTTTTGAACACCGAAGAGTTGCACCAGATCGAACGCTGGCTGGACGAATTGAGCCGTGTTCTCAAAGGGCAGTGGGGCCTGTTCAACATCTCGTCGATCTTTATGGGATTACGCCACCAGATTGAACGCGCCGATCCGGGAACGAGCGATGAACCCTCCCCTGCCATGGAGCCGCTTTTTTATCAGGCTCAACTTTTCGCAAAAAGTTTAGACAATTTTGCCGCCAAGAAAAGCGTTTTTGTTTCGCCTTGGCAGAGTATGTCGGCGATCGGTGCGGATCTCCCGGAGCCCGACCGGCAAGAACTGCATTTGATGAATGCCGCTGGGACGATGGGCTTTCTCAAAGTCCGGGCTGTGGTCGAGGAGAACGACTTCGCCGGCGCATCGGCATCGATTCAACGTTTGCGGGATGTGCTCGAAACAGTTCGCGGGAGTTATCCCGACGCGAAAATTGGGTTGACCGGTATCCCCGTCCTTGAGTTCGACGAGATGCAGCAATCACAACAGGCGATGTTGTGGGCCTCAGGAATCTCATTTGGCGGCGTCGCCATCTTTCTGATCATCGGTTTCCGCGGTGTGCGGCATCCGTTGATGGCGCTGGCTATGTTGTTGGTGGCGATGTCTTGGTCGCTGGGGGCTGCGACGGGAATTATCGGGCATTTGAATATTCTGTCAGTTTCGTTTTTTGCAATTCTGATCGGGCTGGGGATCGATTTTGCGATCCATTATTTAGCGCGGTATCTGGAATTGCGACATGCGGGCGAAGATTTACAGTCGGCTCTTGTGGATACTGCGACCAGCGTGGGGCCGGGTATCGTGACTGCGGGCATCACGACGTCGTTGGCGTTTTATTGCGCCGCGTTTACTGACTTTTTAGGCGTTGCCGAACTGGGCATCATTGCTGGCACCGGCATTTTGCTGTGTGTGGTTGCAGCATTCATCATGTTGCCTGCATTGGTCATGTTGGGGGATCAACATACCGAACCGCGTCAGTTGCCCATTCCCTTCCAAGGCCGCGCGCTCAAACGGCTCATCTCGCGGCATCCGGTGCTTGTGGTTGCCGTTACGTTAGCCATGACCGGTTATGTCGGCGTCTACGG from Symmachiella dynata encodes:
- a CDS encoding hybrid sensor histidine kinase/response regulator; protein product: MSNVDLLSDEIFGCDTAKSESQSCLELIQTALEPFDIRRLSVWDTEGRCRASWPSMDLESAEDSTAGLGTMDLSCDGHQWSTSLDGRTQLAVQLGNHGLATGLLIAEFGQTSAGEFEAEQLQQQLPWLRAAGTAVMTVSEQTEAAVESDARTKQMQQQHRAFQEEHLRIVEMNLNESDARVREHQRYATQLKMEVDARTRDLMVSEAETRSILDTAPDGIVTFDRDGVIQSCNRVADSMFGYSQDQVVGMHVSVLLGESVQWILAEGGFGSTESSHVKCVDHEFTAKRLNGAEFPMHFAVSSVKIESGRLFTVIMRDVTQQKETEQLIRSQTERLEAINQAKSEFLANMSHEIRTPMTAILGFAEVLRESNAHPDQIEAINTILRNGTYLLEIINDILDLSKIESGKIEVELMSVDPIQIVRDVTSLMSVRAVPKRLALDIECRGPIPETINTDPTRLRQILVNLVGNAIKFTETGGVKIAMELAGQDTPSPKLMFEVIDTGIGITPDQMDRLFKPFAQADSSVTRRFGGTGLGLAISHRLSEMLGGQIMVESEPGQGSTFRVSVATGDLNNVRLLADATTANVDAEKRPATYCSLTQQGLGCRVLLAEDGPDNQRLISFLLKKAGMEVTVVDNGELALTAALEAVAASEPFDVILMDMQMPVMDGYTAATKLREADYRRPIIALTAHAMKTDRQKCLDAGCDEYTTKPIKREELFGLIRELAGSTSAE
- a CDS encoding RNA polymerase sigma factor, which translates into the protein MMDASTSHFSVCVAEFARQLGQGEMCALAKLYDFTASRLLRYAETLTRNREDAEDALQAAMVRMTLRPKALAGADHPWPYFLKVVRNEALKILRKKRAACSLATVAPIGVTESCQLDQQEANAQIRAAIRELPPAQGEVVVLKIWEGMTFLEIAEVLGESPNTAASRYRYALEKLTHILQPMANEVTYA
- a CDS encoding phosphotransferase family protein; translation: MSIHLDQPADVREGEQLDTDKLGGYLRTHLPDASGPLVVEQFPSGFSNLTYLLKLGDQELVLRRPPFGNRVKSAHDMGREFRVLSQLSGVYDLVPQPLVYCEDEAVLGAPFYVMQRCQGVILRSPKQQKYDLDAATLRGLGESFVDNLAALHAIDFAAAGLGDLGKPEGFIERQVAGWTKRYQQARTDDFPEMENIAGWLAEHLPPSSGVSLIHNDFKFDNLVLDPQDLTKIIAVLDWEMCTLGDPLLDLGVSLSYWVQEDDEPALKAFIAGPTNLPGNLTRREIVRRYEEVTGRDTSGILFHYCFGLFKLAVIVQQIYFRYAEGHTRDPRFAGLNRAVESLGVAALHVADRGEMI
- a CDS encoding acyl-CoA dehydrogenase family protein, which encodes MDFSIPSDIQDMLANVGQFLREEVYPLEERFVSGAFADLVPTLEEKRARVKEMKLWAPQVPAEYGGVGLGFMQHAMLSEELGRTPMGHYVFNCQAPDAGNMEILAEFGTQAQKEQFLLPLAAGKSRSCFAMTEPECAGSNPVWMKTTAVRDGDEYVINGHKWFSSAADGAAFAVAMVVTNPDAEPHQRASQIIVPTDVPGYRWIRNIPVMGHAGDGWPSHSELRFENVRVPVSNLLGEEGAGFAIAQARLGPGRIHHCMRWIGICERSFDLMCERAATRELAPGDPLGNRQTVQNWIAESRAEINAARLMVLHAAWKIDNEGTKAAREEISAIKFYVAGVLMAVVDRAIQVHGALGVSDDTILQYFYRQERGARIYDGPDEVHKTVLAKRALRSFGMKK
- a CDS encoding histidine phosphatase family protein; translation: MSTLYLVRHAQASFFEDDYDQLSERGCEQARQLGKALAARRVQFDSVITGPAKRHRDTAAWTAQAYQTAGLPFPDPIVVDELDEHAADVILRQSLDAIIGEHPHLQALAENYRRSREGDNHDRNAIQKHFQRLFEAVTKLWVADKIVVAGVEPYAQFHARVCCGLKKTTGNQPRGSHVLAFSSVGPMTVILQQSLGLEHEAALQLGWRLRNCTVNQFLFSDNRLTLDSFNSVAHLEDDIVTYR
- a CDS encoding PQQ-binding-like beta-propeller repeat protein; amino-acid sequence: MRILGKTSHILAVAVLTGLGSTPTHGGENWPQFRGPGARGVSEETDLPTLWSATENVAWKQELAGRGWSSPIIWGDRVFLTTVVNEGETEKPKKGLYFGGNRPTVPTTVHSWKVICLNLNTGKPMWESVAYQGLPKGPLHLKNSYASETPVTDGQRVYAYFGNLGIFCYDMQGNEVWSQPLPVTKTRYDWGSAASPVLHGDRLYFVNDNEEDSRLVALDKRTGDEIWNIKRDEKSNWATPYIWENELRTEIITPGTGKVRAYDLDGKPLYEFGGMSSITIATPYADSGLLYVSSGYVLDKKKPLFAIRPGATGDISLGKEETSNDYIAWCQKQAGPYNPSTIVYGDLLYVLLDRGFLACYDAKTGKQVYGKQRIPNGKNFTASPWAYEGKIFCLNEDGVTFVFRAGREYELLRTNSLTDDTMCMATPAMAQGKLLIRTDSGIYCIERAAKK
- a CDS encoding MMPL family transporter; the protein is MSHSSFEPGRHSSAKLPLRSITEWAIRHPVWALLIAIAFGAAGVAYSGMSLGFKTKRADLIDPSADYHRRWLNYTDSFGDQSDMVVVVEGENPEDIKQVIDDLGWHLEQDTEHFSQVLYRTDAKAPALRAKGLQFLNTEELHQIERWLDELSRVLKGQWGLFNISSIFMGLRHQIERADPGTSDEPSPAMEPLFYQAQLFAKSLDNFAAKKSVFVSPWQSMSAIGADLPEPDRQELHLMNAAGTMGFLKVRAVVEENDFAGASASIQRLRDVLETVRGSYPDAKIGLTGIPVLEFDEMQQSQQAMLWASGISFGGVAIFLIIGFRGVRHPLMALAMLLVAMSWSLGAATGIIGHLNILSVSFFAILIGLGIDFAIHYLARYLELRHAGEDLQSALVDTATSVGPGIVTAGITTSLAFYCAAFTDFLGVAELGIIAGTGILLCVVAAFIMLPALVMLGDQHTEPRQLPIPFQGRALKRLISRHPVLVVAVTLAMTGYVGVYGLNVKYDYNLLNLQAENLESVEVQSRVFEQSDGSLLFAVSVADSPERALELKEKFLKLDGVKRVVELASQLPKTPSEDTSLLVQAINVRLANLPPRNSSIAQLAGKTYEVEPDKVGIRVEELWEQLQKFPSPLAQAATKSLDTFLNRFDELTAEEQVKLVAAYEDRMTADLLSQLYEIRDASAVEPVTIEDFPETVRSRMVSDKGKWLLQVYPAYEIWDHEPLERFVQEVRKVDPNVTGTPLQNYEAAQQIATSYERVAIYALITVFIVLLIDFHSIKDGLLALLPPLAGGALMMGVLGLLGVDLNPANLIVLPLVIGIGVDDGVHVVHDFRQQTANYRMSASTTNAIVLTSLTSMIGFGSMMVASHRGLYSLGLVLVVGVGACLFVSLVMLPALLTLFSREAPKSHPWRFTDEGRAMPRERGARFQEQEEALPQPDSTVDFTTMDNPNPLS